The sequence below is a genomic window from Methanobrevibacter sp..
TGAGATTTGCAGCAAACCACATTCCAGTAGAAGTTTCAGGAGAACAGACTGACAAGGTAGAAGTATCCCACCGTGATTTAGAACGTGTTGAAACAAACAACATTCGTGGTGGAGCATTGCTTGCGATGGTTGAAGGAGTTATCCAGAAATCAAAGAAAATCAAGAAGATTTCAAACAAATTAGGTCTTGATTGGGATTGGCTTGAAGAATATTCCAAACCAAAAAAGGATGACTCAAAAGAAGAATCAGATTCAGACATCGTTCACGAGCCAAAATACATTCAAGATATTATTGGTGGAAGGCCCGTTCTTGGATATCCCTCTGAAAAAGGTGGATTTAGATTAAGATATGGAAGATCAAGAAATACAGGTCTTGCAACTATGGGAGTTCATCCAGCAACAATGGCATTACTTGATTTTTTAGCAGTGGGAACCCAACTTAAAATTGAATACCCTGGAAAAGGTAACTGCGTAGTACCTGTAGACTCAATTGAAGGACCTACAGTTAAACTTAAAAATGGTGATGTATTAATCCTTGATTCAGTTAAAAAAGCACGTGAAGTCAAAAAGGACGTTGTTGAAATCCTGTTTTTAGGAGACATGCTTGTTGCATTTGGAGAATTCTTAAGAAACAACCAACCTTTATACCCATCTGGATGGTGTGAAGAATGGTGGATTCAATTGTTAATGAGAAGTGAAGACTTCGATGCAGACAATACTAATTTGGATTTACACAAACTTGAATATGAATACTTAACAGCTATCGAAGCATTTACATTATCCAAAAAATATGACATTCCTCTTCACCCTAAATACACATATTGCTACAATGACGTGACCATTGATGATTTAAATTCATTGATTGATTTGATTGAAAGAGGAAAATCAACATTCAACCAAGATGAAGGAATGCAACTTGATTTATCATATGAAAAAAGAGTTCTTGAAATCATTGGCGTTCCCCATATCATACGTGACAATAAAATAATCATTGATAAAGATCATGCTTACTCACTTTTAGTAACATTATCTGGAAAGTTACCTGAAAAAGAAACCACAATTGAAGCTGTAAATGAGGTTTCACCTGTTGAAATTAAAAATAAAGCTCCAGCATACATCGGTACTCGTGTGGGTAGACCTGAAAAATCAAAAGAAAGATTAATGAGACCTGCTCCTCACGGATTGATTCCAATTGGAAATAATGGGGGAGCTAGAAGATTAGTTGCAACAGCTGCTAAAAAAGGCAGTATAAAAATAGAAATTTCCAGAAGAAAATGTACAAACCCAGAATGTGGAATCAGCTCATTTGGAGCACTTTGTCCTAAATGTGGCAGCCCCACTGAAATGGGAAAACCATCCCAAAAGACAATTCCACTTGCAGCCATGCTTAAAAAAGCATCTGACAATGTCAAAGTAAGACGTGTCGATGAAGTTAAAGGTGTAGTAGGTATGATTTCCGAGTCCAAATTGCCAGAACCTATTGAAAAGGGAATCCTCAGAGCAAAACATGAAGTATTCACATTTAAGGATGGAACCATCAGACACGATTCAACTGATTTGCCACTTACTCATTTCATACCAAGTGAAATTGGTGTTACAGTTGAAAAGCTACTGGAAATGGGTTATGAAAAAGACTGTTACGGCAACCCAATTGAAAATGAAGATCAAATTATTGAGCTTAAGGTTCAGGATATTGTTATTTCTGATAATTGTGGAGAATATTTGCTTCGTACTGCTCAATTCATTGATGATGAGCTTGAAAGATATTACCATATGGATACATTCTATAATGTTAAAGAGAAAAGTGATTTAATCGGACACTTGGTTGCAGGTCTTGCACCCCACACTTCAGCAGGAGTACTTGGAAGAATTGTAGGATTTACAAAAGCATTAGGTTGTTATGCTCACCCTTACTTCCATTCTGCAAAGCGTAGAAACTGTGACAGTGACGAAGATGCAGTTATGTTGTTATTAGATGCATTAATCAACTTTTCAAAATCATATTTACCAAATACTAGAGGAGGAAGTATGGATGCTCCTTTAGTTTTATCTTCAAGAATTGACCCTGAAGAGATAGATGATGAATCTCACAACTTAGACATCTTTGAAAGATTCCCAGTTGAATTTTATGAAGAAACATATACTCCTCACAAGCCTGCAGAGGTTTTAGAATACATTGATAATGTAGAAATGCATTTAGGAACCCCACAGCAATATAAAGGATTAATGTTTTCGCACCATACTTCAAGTATCCATGCTGGACCGACCGTTTGTCTCTATAAGAGATTACCTTCAATGAGAGAAAAGGTTGAAGCTCAAATTGCCCTTGCTGAATTAATTAGAGCCGTAGATCAAAGAGGAGTTGTAGAAAAAGTTTTATCATCTCATTTCTTGCCAGATATCATGGGTAACTCAAGAGCATTTTCCAAACAAAAGGTCAGATGCCCTAAATGTGGTGCCAAATACAGAAGAATGCCACTTACCGGAAAATGTAGATGTGGAGGTAGCCTGATATTATCTGTTTCAAAAGGATCAGTTACCAAATACCTTGAAATATCACAAGAGCTTGTTAACAGATATCCTGTTTCACATTACTTGAAACAACGTTTGGAAATCCAAGAATTTGGTATTAATTCATTGTTTGAAAGTGATAAATCCAAACAGAGTTCTTTAGATATATTCTTCTAAAGAATTACTTTTCAAATGCTCTTGGACTTTTAATTTTTAATATTAAAATAATAATAAATATCATAGTATTAGACTCTTTCAAAAACTTTGTTGATTTGAAATTTTTTGATGAAATTGGTTTGGAATTTTTAATTTTATCTAAAAATAGTTAAATTTAATAAATAAATGGAGTAAAAGTTTTTATCATGCTAAACCAAAAAACAAATACTCCAAATAGCATTTTAGATGTTGAACAATATATATTTTGCGATTCTAATGATGGATTAGTGCTTTCCGACCCTCGTTTTGTGAAAATTTTTAAATCCTGTCAAAAGGCTCTGAAATCTTTTGATTTAAGTTTTAAAAAGGATGTTCCTTATTTTAAAATGAGTTTAGCTAGATGCCCACATTGTGGAACTCGCCATATTGTTAAATATGGTTTTACAAAAAAAACATAGGTATTTAAAGAAATTGGTAAAACAAAAGTGAAAGTTCAGCGCTATATTTGCAAACGTTGTGATAAAACCTTTCAAACAGATTTAACAAGTCTTGTTGATAAAAACAGCAATTTTACGAATGAATTAAAAAGTGAATCAGAACATTTAATTTCAGATTACCTGGGAAGCTTAAAAAATGTTTGTAAATCATTTAAAAAATTCTTTAGAATCACAGTTTCACATCGATGGAAGAATATTTAAATTTAGTACACCAACTATCAAAGAATAAACTATAAGTATAATTACAAGTTCTCTGGCCCATTTAATTGAATTTTTTTCAAGCTCTTTATCAGCATATTTAATAAATAATTCTTCAGTATCCATAAGTATCCAAACAAATTATTCTAATCCAATAAGTTAAACTGTGAACTTTAGTTTTTATAATAATTTTTCTTCCCATTCTTTAACTTTAAAACCGACCAAAACAGTATCTTCTGATACAATAATTGGCCTTTTAACAAGCATTCCATCAGTAGCTAAAAGATCAAACTGTTCATCTTCTGACATTTCCGGAAGTTTATCCTTTAATTTTAGTTCACGATATTTCATACCACTGGTGTTGAAAAATCTTTTAAGAGGTAAATCAGATATTTCCCACCATTTGCGCAATTCTTCAGCAGTGGGATTGTCTTCTACGATATGTTTTGACTCATATTCCAAATTATGTTCATCCAACCAGATTTTAGCTTTTCTACATGTGGAACATTTTGGGTACTGTACAAATAATAACATAATATTAACTTGAATTTACTATTAAAAATAGTTAACTTAAAATAATATTATTTTATAAAAAGAAAGAGAAAAAAAGGATATTTAATCCTAAAATTTTATTTTTTATTTCTTCTAAATCTATTGCATCCAATCAATGAAATTGCTATTAATAATGCAAGCAATGGATTACCAGTAGCATTTCCATTTGATTTATTAGCAAATGCTTTTATAGTGTTATCAACATTATCAGAATCTACTATATCTTCAATAGTACCTAACTCTTCAATAGAATCATTAGTATCATTTTTAGTAGTATTATCTGTAGTATTAGTTGTTGTATTGGTTTGATTGTTAAGCTCATCTTTATTGAGAATACTGTTTTTAACTTCAACAGTGGCGTTTGAAGTTTTATTATTAGTATTATTAGATCCGCTTGTAATACAATTTGTTAAGTTTCCTAATTTCATAGCTTTAAATACAACGGTAAAGTTTGCAGATTCACTGACTCCCAATGAACCGGAATAAGACCATTTGTTATTGCCATCAAAAGACCATTTACCTGTGGAATCTTTATAAGAAACATAATTCCAAACCGGAATATTTGTCTTCAGTTACAAATACATCATTTAGGTTAATATTACCAGTATTTTTAACATTAATGACAAATTCAACCAAATCTCCAACTTCAACTGTTTTGTTTAATGCCTCTTTTGAAACTGACATATTAAACACAATTTCAAAATTTTTAATATCCACATCAGTTACTTTAAATGCAAATAAATTCTACAAATATGAAACAGTTTCATAAGCTGCAAAATCATAGGTTCTTACAGTCCCATTACTATAATTTTTAAATGCCTTATCAGGAATACAGACACCATTTTCGTAATCATTGACTACTCTATTTGTAAAATCAAGAAGAACATCAGTGATTTCTTTTTTAGAATCTATTTTATTATCCATAATCTTTTTATAATATACACCATTAACAAGATTTGGATATGATTCCAAACTATTCAGTATCTGTTTATATGACGTATACATATAATCCAACAAGGAATATATGTTTTGATAACCATTAGGTAACAAGTCACCTGAAGTATTAATATTCTTATACGGTGAGTCAGTTAACGACCAAACAAGACATGTCATAAGAAGATCACTATAAGTAAAATTATGATAAGATATAGTGAATCCGGATAACTTATACACATCTAAATGAGTATCCTTTATTTCATCAAGATAATTATAAACAAGTATCTTTAATAATTCACCAGTACTGTTTTCATAAAAACTATTTGTTAATATGGAAACGTTACTGAGAACTAATCTGGTATTTTTAGTAGGACTAGACAAATCCTCATCAGCACAAAATACAGTATACCCCTGAGAAGTTACACCACCATTCTGATTACCATTTACCAAATGGGCAACGTTATCATCAGATGAACTTCCATCAGCAGAAGTAAACTTGAATTTCTAATACTTGAACTGGAATTTTCATTATTTAATGGAGTATCTACAGCCAATTCATTTTCAACTAAATTATTACTAGACAAATCATCAACCGAATCAATATCAGCAGACAGATTCCCATCCACATCAGATGATGCGGACACTATACTACATGAAAGAATTAAAAATAAAAATGTTAATAAGAATTTAAATTTTTTATTCCTCATATTCTCCCTCAATCAGTGACACATATGTCACCATTATTAATTTTACATTTAGAGCATATATAAAAATTTATAAATGATTCTGAGAAGTATTAGTTTATTGAATATTGAAAATTTAAATTGCATTTATAATTAAAAAAAGTTGAATATATCTGATGGTTTCTCAATAGCATCAAGAATATACTCATCCACATAATCTTCCGGATCCCCATAGCCCCATTTAACTATTACACAATCAATTTCAGCATTTTTGGCTGTTTTAATATCTGTTGATGAATCTCCAATATAAATTGCATCATCTTTTGATACTTTTAACTTATGCAACATCTTTTTAACACCACAAGGACGTGGTTTTGATGGATATGCAGGATTATGACCTTCAATAGCTTTGAAGTCAATATCTGAGTAATATTTTCCAATAAACTTTTTGATTGAATCATTTTTTCTGTTTGAATTTATTGCAAGCAATATTCCTTTTTTCTGCAATTCCAACAAAACTTCATGCATTCCATCGAAAGGAAGTGAATTTTCTCTATTGGATGTGCCGTAAATTTCATCATAAGTATTTTTGACAAGCTCCATGTTTTCAGGTGTGTTTTTATCTTTCAAACTCAATGATACAAGTTCATCAATATTTCCACCTAAAATCTCAATATATTCCTCATAAGTTAAAGTAGGAAAACCGTTAACGGACAATGCCTTGTTAAAACAGATTATTACATCAGTTATTGAATTGAATATAGTTCCATCAAAATCAAAAATTGCAAGTTTTTTCATAATATTATTATATATTAAAACTCTATTAAATACTGATGAAAAAATTAATAGCACCTATAAAAAACAAGATAGGGCAAATATTTGCAATATTCCTGTTTTTAGTAGTACAAGTATACTGTGACTTGACATTACCACAATACACATCAGATATCGTGGACATTGGAATTCAAAATACAAATTTCCAGTTTATCATTGATACTGGAATGATGATGCTTTTGATGGTTGCGATATCTGCACTTGCAACAGTTGGAGTTTCCTACTTTTCAAGCAGAGTTTCCTCTGGTTATGCTAAGGATTTAAGAAAAATTGTATACAGCAAGGTTTTAAGATTCTCAAACCATGAATTAAACAAGATTTCAAGGTCTTCATTAATTACAAGATCAACAAATGACATTAACCAGCTCCAAAGTGTACTTGCAATGGTATTTACAACAATATTATTTGCACCACTTCTTGGAATTGGAAGTATCATAAAGGCATTTGAACTTGGAACTAACCTATCATGGATTATCTTTGTCACATTTATTGGTGTTGTAATCCTTTTAGTTATTGTTATTGTAAGAGTCCTTCCTTACTTTAAAGTAATTCAGGAAATTATGGATAAAATAAATAAAACATCAAGAGAAATTTTAATTGGAATTCCTGTAATTAAAGCATTTGTAAGACAGAACTATGAGGAAGAAAAGTTCAAAAATATCAATAAGGAATTTTATGATGTAAATATCTATGTTTTTAGAAATATGCTCATTATGCTTCCATTGCTTACATTACTTATGAATCTAATGATTGTTTTAATATTGTATTTCGGAGCATACGACGCAATTGCGGGTTCAATATTGACCGGAGACATAATAGCATTTATCCAGTATTCCACACAGGTTGTAACTTCCTTTTTAATGATAGGTGCATTTTTCATAATGCTTCCAAGATTCCTCGTTTCAGGAAGGCGTGTGAGTGAAGTATTAAATACTGAGCTGACAATAACTGACGGTGAGCTTGCAGATATTTCAGACAATCCCACAATTGAATTTAGGAATGTTTCATACAGCTACCCGAACAGTGAAAAAGAAACCCTTAAAGACATTAATTTTTCACTAAAACCCGGTAAAACAACAGCAATAATTGGTGGAACAGGTAGTGGAAAGTCAACAATTCTCAATTTGATTCCCCGTCTTCAAGATCCAAGCTCAGGTGAAATTCTAATCGATGGTGAAAATATTAAGAACTTTAAATTGAAAAGTATACGTGATAAAATCAGTTTTACACCTCAAAAAGCAATTTTATTCCAGGGTGACATCAAATCAAACATGTTAACCGGAAAAAGTGATGCAACAGATGAGGAAATTAAAAATGCTCTTGAAATAGCTCAAGTTGATTTTGTATCCAATCTTGAAGAGGAAGTAACTCAAGGAGGATCTAATTATTCAGGTGGTCAAAAGCAACGTCTGTCCATTGCAAGAGCAATTATCGGAAAACATGACTTTTACCTGTTTGATGACTGTTTTTCAGCACTTGATATGAACACGGAGAGAAAAATAAAGAACAATCTTAAGAATCTGAAAGATTCATCCATATTGATTGTATCCCAAAGAATTTCAACAATTATGGATGCTGATGAAATTCTCGTAATAGATAACGGTAAAATAATTGACAGAGGAACACATTCTTCACTTGTTGAAAGTTGTAAGATATATGAAGAAATTGTAAATACTCAAATCGATAGCATGGAGGCATTATTATGAGTCCAAGACCAATTAGAAGAAAACCTCCAGAAAAGGCTGTTGACAACAAAAAAACTATCAAAAATATATTGACTATCCTTAAAGACCATAAGTTCAAATTGGCATTGACAATAACCTGCGCTATTATTTCAACCGCATTTACAATAATAGCCCCATTGCTTATTGGTCAAGCAACAACAACAATATTTAATGGAATCAACACTGGCTTAATGGACTTTGACACATTATTTTATCTATTAACTATTGTTGTGATATTGTATGTCACCAGTTCATTATTTTCATACCTTCAAAGCTTCTTTTTAATTGAAGTATCTACAAAAATAAGCTATGATTTAAGAGAAAAATTGATGGATAAAATATTAAGTCTCCCAATGGAAAGTGTTGATGAAAACAAAAGAGGAGATATCCTATCTAGAATCACTAACGATGTTGACTCACTTCAGCATGGAATAACACAATCATTCCTACAGTTGACAACTGCAGTTATTACCCTTATTGGAGTATTCATAATGATGCTTACAATCAACATCTGGATGACACTTGCAACAATCATTCTCATACCAATTGCATTTTTGGTAATCAGATTCATTACAAAATTCTCTCAAAGCTACTTCCTAAAGCAGTTAGTGTTTAAGGGTGCTTTAAATGGTCAAATCGAAGAAACATTTACAGGGCATGATATAATTCGTGTATTCAATCAGGAAGAAATATCCATGGAGAAATTCGAAAACGACAATGATAAATGGTTTGACCAAGAATGGAAGTCACAATTCTACTCCAGTTTGAATGGACCTTTAATGAACTTTATTTCAAACTTCACATATGTAGTAATTGCTGTTTTAGGCGCAATATTTGTTCTTCAAAGAGCAATAGCTGTTGGAGACATCCTTGCATTCTTCCAATACACACAAAGTTTTACAAGACCAATTCAACAGATTACAAGAGTTATGAATCAAATACAAATTGCAATGGCTGCAAGTGAACGTATATTTGAATTTTTAGATTATGATGATGAAAAAAATCCATCTGACAAACAGTTGATGGAAATTAAAGAAGGAATAACATTTGAAAATGTGAGCTTCAGCTACATCCCCAATGAAAAGATTATAAAGAATTTAACTTTTGATGTTAAAAAAGGTCAGAAAATAGCTATTGTCGGCGAAACCGGAGCTGGAAAAACAACAATTGTCAAATTGCTTATGAAATTCTATGAAATTGACTCCGGTTCCATAAAAATCGATGGAGTTGACATTGAGGAATATGACAATCATTCACTTAGATCACATATAGGGATGGTTTTGCAGGATTCCTGGCTGTTTTCAGATACAATTGAAAGCAATATTCGCTATGGAAACCTTGACGTTAGTGATAATGAAGTTGTTGAAGCTTCAAAGCAGGTTTATGTTGATAATTTTGTAAGACAACTTTCAGATGGCTATAAAACTGTTTTAAATGAGGATTCTGATAATATTTCTCACGGCCAGAAACAGTTGCTTACAATAGCTAGAACAATTCTCTCATCAAAAGAAGTTTTGATTTTAGATGAAGCAACATCAAGCGTTGATACAAGAACTGAAAAATTAATTCAAAGGGCAATGGATAGATTAATGGAAAATAAGACTAGTTTTATCATCGCTCATAGACTTTCAACAATCAGAAATGCTGATAAAATCATTGTAATCGAAAATGGAGAAATAATAGAACAAGGAAACCATGAAGAACTTCTTTCCCTTAAAGGATATTACTACAATACATTAAATACTCAATCAAAAGAGAATTTAGTTTAATTTCTCTTTTATTGAGACACTCTTTTTTTAAATTTCAAATTAAATACCCAAATACAAATGAAACCAATTAATGAACCTATGTTCATTCCAATTATCGCACCAAGATATACTCCAAATACCCCCATTCCCATAGTAATGCCCATTAAATAAGCAAAACCCATACTTAACAACAATTCTCTAAGGATTGTCAAAGCTAAAGACTTAAATCCTGATCCAACACCTTGATAAGTATATGCAGCAGTTGCACCAAATGGAATCAGAACATTATAAAATACAAATAGCTGTAAAACCTCTGCTGAGCGGTTGACCAAATCCATATTATTTGATGTAAAGTTAAATAATTCACAAATCGGATGAGCAAAGAAGAAAAATACTACAGTGAAAATCAATGTAATTGCAAGACTAATCAATGTTGAGTATTTTATTGTTTCATTAAAGTTTTTCCAGTTGCAAGCACCATATGCAACTCCTGAAACTGTAATCGTTGCAATTCCAATCGCCATACATGGAAGAAATGCCATTGAAATAAATCTAAAAGCTATTGTAAAAGCTGCTACTTCACCAACTCCAGAAGTCATTATGATCAAATAGTTCAAGATTATTGCAACTAATGCAAATATTATCTCTTCGGTACCTGCCGGAAGTGAAACAACAAGTATTTCTTTATATATTTCAAGTTTAGCTTTGTAATTTGAGAGTTTGAACTTAAAATATGTATCCTTTTTAACAAAAATCCAATACATCATCCATAATAATCCTATAAATGAAGCTATGACTGTTGCAAATCCCGCTCCAAAAATACCTAAATTTAATCCATAGATCAATATTGGATCCAAAATCATATTTATGATAGCTGTCAATACCAATGGATTGGTTGCTCTTTTAACATCACCTTCAGCTCTGAAAATACTGGCTGTTACATTAGGCATTAAAAATACAATATTCAACAAGAATATTATTTCACCATAGCTTAAGCAATATGTGCTTACACCACTTGCTCCAAGCAATATGACTAAATCATCTAAAAAGAACAGACCAATGATTAAAATAATAATTGAAACTATAATTGTTAAAATTATTGAGTGTACAATTGCATTATTTGCATCATCAGTTCGTTGTGCTCCAAGATACCTGGACAATAATGAATTGGTACCTGCACCAACACCAGTTCCAAGACCAATGATAACAAGATATAATGGTGAAATGAATCCGAGTGCAGCAAGAGCATCAGCATTAATTCCAGCTACATAAAAGCTATCAATTAAATTATTTAAAAACATCAAAAGCATGGAA
It includes:
- a CDS encoding arsenate reductase family protein; this translates as MLLFVQYPKCSTCRKAKIWLDEHNLEYESKHIVEDNPTAEELRKWWEISDLPLKRFFNTSGMKYRELKLKDKLPEMSEDEQFDLLATDGMLVKRPIIVSEDTVLVGFKVKEWEEKLL
- a CDS encoding ABC transporter ATP-binding protein/permease codes for the protein MSPRPIRRKPPEKAVDNKKTIKNILTILKDHKFKLALTITCAIISTAFTIIAPLLIGQATTTIFNGINTGLMDFDTLFYLLTIVVILYVTSSLFSYLQSFFLIEVSTKISYDLREKLMDKILSLPMESVDENKRGDILSRITNDVDSLQHGITQSFLQLTTAVITLIGVFIMMLTINIWMTLATIILIPIAFLVIRFITKFSQSYFLKQLVFKGALNGQIEETFTGHDIIRVFNQEEISMEKFENDNDKWFDQEWKSQFYSSLNGPLMNFISNFTYVVIAVLGAIFVLQRAIAVGDILAFFQYTQSFTRPIQQITRVMNQIQIAMAASERIFEFLDYDDEKNPSDKQLMEIKEGITFENVSFSYIPNEKIIKNLTFDVKKGQKIAIVGETGAGKTTIVKLLMKFYEIDSGSIKIDGVDIEEYDNHSLRSHIGMVLQDSWLFSDTIESNIRYGNLDVSDNEVVEASKQVYVDNFVRQLSDGYKTVLNEDSDNISHGQKQLLTIARTILSSKEVLILDEATSSVDTRTEKLIQRAMDRLMENKTSFIIAHRLSTIRNADKIIVIENGEIIEQGNHEELLSLKGYYYNTLNTQSKENLV
- the polC gene encoding DNA polymerase II large subunit, encoding MDYFDRLEADTHHLYEIANEARSKGLDVELETEVPLAKDLAERVEGLVGPEGVAKRIKTLEQDITREEVAFEIAAEIASGKFELTGEKAEWDTEQRCDQGLRTALAILTEGVVAAPLEGISDVKIKDNFDGTKYIGVYFAGPIRSAGGTAAALAVLLGDKIRRAIGIDAFKPIDDEIERYVEEVELYESEVTNLQYSPTPEEVRFAANHIPVEVSGEQTDKVEVSHRDLERVETNNIRGGALLAMVEGVIQKSKKIKKISNKLGLDWDWLEEYSKPKKDDSKEESDSDIVHEPKYIQDIIGGRPVLGYPSEKGGFRLRYGRSRNTGLATMGVHPATMALLDFLAVGTQLKIEYPGKGNCVVPVDSIEGPTVKLKNGDVLILDSVKKAREVKKDVVEILFLGDMLVAFGEFLRNNQPLYPSGWCEEWWIQLLMRSEDFDADNTNLDLHKLEYEYLTAIEAFTLSKKYDIPLHPKYTYCYNDVTIDDLNSLIDLIERGKSTFNQDEGMQLDLSYEKRVLEIIGVPHIIRDNKIIIDKDHAYSLLVTLSGKLPEKETTIEAVNEVSPVEIKNKAPAYIGTRVGRPEKSKERLMRPAPHGLIPIGNNGGARRLVATAAKKGSIKIEISRRKCTNPECGISSFGALCPKCGSPTEMGKPSQKTIPLAAMLKKASDNVKVRRVDEVKGVVGMISESKLPEPIEKGILRAKHEVFTFKDGTIRHDSTDLPLTHFIPSEIGVTVEKLLEMGYEKDCYGNPIENEDQIIELKVQDIVISDNCGEYLLRTAQFIDDELERYYHMDTFYNVKEKSDLIGHLVAGLAPHTSAGVLGRIVGFTKALGCYAHPYFHSAKRRNCDSDEDAVMLLLDALINFSKSYLPNTRGGSMDAPLVLSSRIDPEEIDDESHNLDIFERFPVEFYEETYTPHKPAEVLEYIDNVEMHLGTPQQYKGLMFSHHTSSIHAGPTVCLYKRLPSMREKVEAQIALAELIRAVDQRGVVEKVLSSHFLPDIMGNSRAFSKQKVRCPKCGAKYRRMPLTGKCRCGGSLILSVSKGSVTKYLEISQELVNRYPVSHYLKQRLEIQEFGINSLFESDKSKQSSLDIFF
- a CDS encoding MATE family efflux transporter yields the protein MQTNDNIESIIGNPRKAINRLAFPTIISMLLMFLNNLIDSFYVAGINADALAALGFISPLYLVIIGLGTGVGAGTNSLLSRYLGAQRTDDANNAIVHSIILTIIVSIIILIIGLFFLDDLVILLGASGVSTYCLSYGEIIFLLNIVFLMPNVTASIFRAEGDVKRATNPLVLTAIINMILDPILIYGLNLGIFGAGFATVIASFIGLLWMMYWIFVKKDTYFKFKLSNYKAKLEIYKEILVVSLPAGTEEIIFALVAIILNYLIIMTSGVGEVAAFTIAFRFISMAFLPCMAIGIATITVSGVAYGACNWKNFNETIKYSTLISLAITLIFTVVFFFFAHPICELFNFTSNNMDLVNRSAEVLQLFVFYNVLIPFGATAAYTYQGVGSGFKSLALTILRELLLSMGFAYLMGITMGMGVFGVYLGAIIGMNIGSLIGFICIWVFNLKFKKRVSQ
- a CDS encoding ABC transporter ATP-binding protein/permease — encoded protein: MKKLIAPIKNKIGQIFAIFLFLVVQVYCDLTLPQYTSDIVDIGIQNTNFQFIIDTGMMMLLMVAISALATVGVSYFSSRVSSGYAKDLRKIVYSKVLRFSNHELNKISRSSLITRSTNDINQLQSVLAMVFTTILFAPLLGIGSIIKAFELGTNLSWIIFVTFIGVVILLVIVIVRVLPYFKVIQEIMDKINKTSREILIGIPVIKAFVRQNYEEEKFKNINKEFYDVNIYVFRNMLIMLPLLTLLMNLMIVLILYFGAYDAIAGSILTGDIIAFIQYSTQVVTSFLMIGAFFIMLPRFLVSGRRVSEVLNTELTITDGELADISDNPTIEFRNVSYSYPNSEKETLKDINFSLKPGKTTAIIGGTGSGKSTILNLIPRLQDPSSGEILIDGENIKNFKLKSIRDKISFTPQKAILFQGDIKSNMLTGKSDATDEEIKNALEIAQVDFVSNLEEEVTQGGSNYSGGQKQRLSIARAIIGKHDFYLFDDCFSALDMNTERKIKNNLKNLKDSSILIVSQRISTIMDADEILVIDNGKIIDRGTHSSLVESCKIYEEIVNTQIDSMEALL
- a CDS encoding DUF11 domain-containing protein, with protein sequence MSVSKEALNKTVEVGDLVEFVINVKNTGNINLNDVFVTEDKYSGLELCFL
- a CDS encoding HAD family hydrolase; this translates as MKKLAIFDFDGTIFNSITDVIICFNKALSVNGFPTLTYEEYIEILGGNIDELVSLSLKDKNTPENMELVKNTYDEIYGTSNRENSLPFDGMHEVLLELQKKGILLAINSNRKNDSIKKFIGKYYSDIDFKAIEGHNPAYPSKPRPCGVKKMLHKLKVSKDDAIYIGDSSTDIKTAKNAEIDCVIVKWGYGDPEDYVDEYILDAIEKPSDIFNFF